A segment of the Gemmatimonadota bacterium genome:
GACGCCCGCTCCCAGGCCGTGCCCATGCCGAACCGGTTGTTCTCTACAATGTAGATCACGGGCAGCTTCCAGAGCGCTGCCATGTTCAGCGACTCGTGGAACGCGCCCTGGTTCACCGCGGCCTCGCCCATGAAGCACAAGCAGACCCGGTCCTCGCCACGATACTTGATCGCCCAGCCGACGCCTGTCCCCAGCGGGATCTGGCCGCCCACAATGCCCCACCCGCCCAGGAAACGCCGCTCCGCACTGTACATGTGCATCGAGCCGCCCTTGCCCTTCGAGCAGCCGCCGGAGCGGCCGTACAGCTCGGCCATCACTTCGCGGGGGGCAATCCCCTTGGCCAGCGCCTGCACGTGGTCGCGGTAGGCCGCGATCACGTAATCGTCGGGTCGCAGCACGCTGTACGCGCCAACCGTGACCGCCTCCTGGCCAATGTAGAGGTGGCAGAAGCCGCCGACCTTGCCCAGAGCATAGGCCTCGGCGCTCTTCTCCTCGAACCGCCGCCCCAACAGCATCTGATAGAGCAAGTGGTGCAGTGTTTCTGCATCCAAACCCGCCAGCCGTTTCCCGTCCCGGCGGGCTGGCTCGACCCTTCTGCTCGTTTCCGCTGCCCTGGCGTCCGTCATGCTTCTGCTCCCGCTCTGCCGCCGCGCCTCAAGCCCCCACCGCACGCCGCCGAACCTCCAGTTGCACCAGTCCATCGTGCGCGATGTCCGCCCGATCCGGACGCGCGTGCCGCTCCACGCTGGGCGCGGCTAGATCCGCCTCGAGCACGTCCTGGATCTGTCCTACTCCCCCGGCCTGCACCACTCGCGCCTGCTTTGCCGCATGATAGCTCGAACGCACCAGCGGCCCCGACTCGACGTGGTGGAAGCCCAACGCCTGTTCACCCACTCGCTTCCACTCGGCGAACTCCCGGGGCGTCACCCAGCGCGCCACGGGCGCGTGCTGCGGCGAGGGCCGCAGGTACTGGCCCAACGTCAGGATGTCGACGGCCGCCTTGCGCAGGTCCACCAGCGCCTGCCGGATCTCGGCCGGCTCCTCGCCCAGCCCCAGGATGACCCCGGACTTGGTCAGCATTTCCGGAGCCATGCGCTTGGCCGCACCCAGGAGGGAAATGCTGCGCCAGTAGCGGCCGCCCGGCCGCGCCCAGGGATGAAGGCGCTCTACCGTCTCGAGGTTGTGATCGAGGATGTCGGGGCGCGCCTCGACCACCTCGCGCAGCGCCGACTCGTCCCCCTTGAGGTCCGGGATCAGCACCTCGATGGTGCAGCCGGGGCGCAGCTCCCGGCACTGCCGGATCGTTTCCGCGAAGATCGCGGCGCCGCCATCCGCCAGTTCGTCGCGATTCACACTGGTAACCACGACGTGCTCGAGCTCCAGCTCCGCCACGGCCTCCGCCACGCGACGCGGCTCGTCCCAGTCCAGTTCGGTGGGCATGCCGTGGGCGATCGCGCAGTACTTGCACGCTCGGGTGCAGACGTCACCCAGGATGAGGAAGGTCGCCGTACCCACCTCCCAGCACTCGCCAATGTTCGGGCACCCTGCTTCCTCGCATACCGAGTGCAGGCGCTGCTGGCGCATCAACCCCTTGAGCCGCCGGTAGTTCGGGCCGCCCGGCGAGCGAACCTTGAGCCACGCCGGCTTGCGCGCATCCAGCGGGAGAGGCTGCTGCCCCTCGAGCACCGGCAGCCGGGCCGTGCCTTTGGACTTCACGATCCCGGTGTCTTTGCCCTGTGGCGCGTAGCCGTGTGCCGTCCGGTGCCCGATCATCTTCCTCTCGATCATTCCCTGCATGTCGTCATCCCGACTCGAACCGGCCGGCAGCGCCCGCGCCGCTTCGGCTCGCTGACGCGGATCGCTAAGTGGTCGAGTTTGTAAGGATGGGCCGGCGGCCGAATGCGACCGTACTGGCGAATTCGACCGCTAAGGCACGGCAACATAGTATGCGGCCGCCAGGCTCAGCAAAGGCCCGCCCACGGCCACGGCGCGCGCGCTCAGGCCCGCCCTTGCTAGACCAACATCCCGCTCGCCCGCGCACCTCCGGCGGCCGGGGGTCACCCGCGACCGCGCAGCATGTGGCGCAGCGCCGGCTCAAGTTCCGGATAGGCGAACACGTATCCCGACTCGAGAAGTTTCTCGGGCGCGACGCGCGCACCGGCCAGCAGCATCTCCTCGGCCATCTCGCCGAGCAGCAGTCGCAACACCACAGCCGGCACCCCGCAGATCGTCGGGAGCCCCAGCACGCGCCCCAGGGTGCGCGTGAACTCGGCGTTGGTCACGGGCTGCGGGGCCGCGAAATTGATGGGACCGAAGAGAGTGTCACGGGAAAGGACGTGCAGCGCGGCACCGACGACGTCGTCCAGCGCAATCCAGCTCCAGACCTGGCGCCCATCGCCCAGCCGTCCACCCAGCCCCAGCCGAAAGACCGGCAGCATGGCGGCCAGCACCCCGCCCTCCCGGCCCAGCACCGGCGCGAACCGCATGCGGGCCACGCGGATCCCCGCTGTCTCCGCGGGCCGCGTCGCCGCCTCCCACTCCTGCGCCACCGCCGCCAGGAAGCCCGCGCCCGGCGCACTGCCCTCGTCCAGGACCTCGGCCGGGTCGCGGCTGCCGTAATACCCCACGGCACTGGCCGATAGCAGCACGCCTGGCCTGCGGCTCAGACCAGCAAGCGCCTCGCATAGAAGACGCGTCCCCAGCACCCGGCTCTCCCGGATGCGCCGCTTCTTGAGAGCCGTCCACACGCCGGCGATGCGCTCACCTGCCAGATGGATGACCGCGTCGTGCTCCTCCAGCCTTGCCGCATCGATCCTGCCACCCACGGGATCCCACAGCACCAGCGAATCCCTGGCACCTGGAGGCCGCCGCCGTACCACCGGGGTCACGGAATGCCCCGCCCCGCCCAGCTCCCGCACCAGCGCGCTGCCGATGAAACCCGTGGAACCCGTGATCGCAATGCGCATGCAACCTTCCGCCCTCCGGGCCGCGTTCAAGACAGCACGGGCGAAACGCGAGAAGCCAGCCGCGCCGGAGAAGAGCCAGCCCTAGCGCCAGCCCTCGGCCTCGCCTCAGCGGTCCCGCTCCAGCGTCACCGAATGCGCCTCGCCGTGTCGCGCCCGCTCCCGCCGCGCCTCGTTCCGCACCGAGACCTCGTACTCGGCGCGCAGCCGCTCCATCAGTGCCTCGCGGCGCCGGAACAAGAATTTCGGCTCCCGCGGCTGCCGCCGCGCCAACGCGTACGCCGTCAGCAGCGGCAGAGCGATGCTCGAGTCGCTGTAGCAGACGACGGCGGCCGGCAGCCGGTCAGGGTCGATCTTCCCCCAGCTCACCGCCTCGCCCGGCGTCGCCCCCGAGAGCCCGCCCGTGTCCGGCCGCGCATCCGTGACCTGCAGGAAATAGTCATGCCCCTTCTCCTCGATGCCCAGCACTTCCTGGATCTGCGGCTCCGTCTGCAGCACGAAGTTCTTCGGGCTGCCGCCGCCAAAAATCACCACTGCGGACTTGCCGCCCCGGCGCTTCGCGTCCAGCACGATGGCCGCCGTCTCGTTAACGTCCGCGCTCACATCCAGCACCAGCTTGCTCCCCTGCAGCGCCAGGGCGGCCACATTCATGCCGATGGACGAGTCGCCCGGGCTCGAGGTGTAAACGGGGACGTCGTACTCGTAGCAGCTCGCCAGCAGCGATTTGCGATGCAGGTTCAGCGCCCGCTCCCGCTCCGCTACGTATTTCCCACAGAGGTGGTGGAACTCCGCTGTGCACATCGGCCGCTGGAACTCGGCCTCCTGCATGATTTTGCGGAAGAATGCGTCCGTGTCCAGCAGCACCGAGTAATCGAAGAAGACGTCGTATATCCGGACGACCTCCTCCTCCCTCAGCACCACGTCCGACACGAAGGGGTTGCCCTGGTGCATCTCGAGGCCCAACCCGAAGTGCGTGTCGTGGTAGAGATTCGCGCCTGTGGACACGATCCAGTCGATGAATCCGGCCTCGATGAGCGGGATCAGGCTGCTCATCCCCAGCCCTGCGGGCGTCAGCGCTCCGGTCAGCGAGACGCCCACCGTGACGTCGTCCTCCAGCATCTTCTCGGTGAAGAGGCGGCAGGCCTCGCGCAGCCGGCCCGCGTTATATGCCAGGAAAGCCCCGTCGATCACCTCCGCCACCGTCATTTCCGCTGTCACCGGGCGGGGCGAGATGGGCGCGCCCGAGAGGTATTGGCTCTTAGCTGCCATTGCTCTCATCCGGGCTCGGCGCGCGCTTCGCCACTGGGCGCGGCCCGGGCCGGAAGCCGCCGCGCCCCCGCCACGCGCTGCTGCTGGCCACGGCGCGCGCCCCCTCCGAGTCGG
Coding sequences within it:
- the pdhA gene encoding pyruvate dehydrogenase (acetyl-transferring) E1 component subunit alpha — encoded protein: MTDARAAETSRRVEPARRDGKRLAGLDAETLHHLLYQMLLGRRFEEKSAEAYALGKVGGFCHLYIGQEAVTVGAYSVLRPDDYVIAAYRDHVQALAKGIAPREVMAELYGRSGGCSKGKGGSMHMYSAERRFLGGWGIVGGQIPLGTGVGWAIKYRGEDRVCLCFMGEAAVNQGAFHESLNMAALWKLPVIYIVENNRFGMGTAWERASALYDIAQKGGAYDMPSATADGMDVLAVREVVGEAVERARKESVPSLIEARCYRFMGHSMSDPVHGVYRTKEQVEEAKEKDPIRIFIDRLKEAEVLSDEALKKLDERVRGEVEEAAQFAEGSPEPAPEELYRDVYAELPERGRIFFDGREEAGGAWRS
- the lipA gene encoding lipoyl synthase produces the protein MIGHRTAHGYAPQGKDTGIVKSKGTARLPVLEGQQPLPLDARKPAWLKVRSPGGPNYRRLKGLMRQQRLHSVCEEAGCPNIGECWEVGTATFLILGDVCTRACKYCAIAHGMPTELDWDEPRRVAEAVAELELEHVVVTSVNRDELADGGAAIFAETIRQCRELRPGCTIEVLIPDLKGDESALREVVEARPDILDHNLETVERLHPWARPGGRYWRSISLLGAAKRMAPEMLTKSGVILGLGEEPAEIRQALVDLRKAAVDILTLGQYLRPSPQHAPVARWVTPREFAEWKRVGEQALGFHHVESGPLVRSSYHAAKQARVVQAGGVGQIQDVLEADLAAPSVERHARPDRADIAHDGLVQLEVRRRAVGA
- a CDS encoding TIGR01777 family protein → MRIAITGSTGFIGSALVRELGGAGHSVTPVVRRRPPGARDSLVLWDPVGGRIDAARLEEHDAVIHLAGERIAGVWTALKKRRIRESRVLGTRLLCEALAGLSRRPGVLLSASAVGYYGSRDPAEVLDEGSAPGAGFLAAVAQEWEAATRPAETAGIRVARMRFAPVLGREGGVLAAMLPVFRLGLGGRLGDGRQVWSWIALDDVVGAALHVLSRDTLFGPINFAAPQPVTNAEFTRTLGRVLGLPTICGVPAVVLRLLLGEMAEEMLLAGARVAPEKLLESGYVFAYPELEPALRHMLRGRG
- a CDS encoding deoxyhypusine synthase — its product is MAAKSQYLSGAPISPRPVTAEMTVAEVIDGAFLAYNAGRLREACRLFTEKMLEDDVTVGVSLTGALTPAGLGMSSLIPLIEAGFIDWIVSTGANLYHDTHFGLGLEMHQGNPFVSDVVLREEEVVRIYDVFFDYSVLLDTDAFFRKIMQEAEFQRPMCTAEFHHLCGKYVAERERALNLHRKSLLASCYEYDVPVYTSSPGDSSIGMNVAALALQGSKLVLDVSADVNETAAIVLDAKRRGGKSAVVIFGGGSPKNFVLQTEPQIQEVLGIEEKGHDYFLQVTDARPDTGGLSGATPGEAVSWGKIDPDRLPAAVVCYSDSSIALPLLTAYALARRQPREPKFLFRRREALMERLRAEYEVSVRNEARRERARHGEAHSVTLERDR